In a genomic window of Enterobacter asburiae:
- a CDS encoding DUF1996 domain-containing protein, producing MKRTVLTPALSATALLIAMQAAHAAPQAHVVCGYSHTLGDDAIMMYGMPNEAMLHDFFGNAQTDAFSSRESLRKDEKTTCDNKADSSAYWAPSLRLPDGTVVKPAYQKTYYQASNVDAWPLHPFPAGLSLLAGDHHGTAPNPHITFLCANGNGYTTKTGEVCGLRKANDAVQFNIGIQFPNCWDGVNLKPAHGLINATYDTKGQCPSDFPVKIPTVNMNIAYVLPTISSLDTSKAQLSLDPIMHGDEREERWGSLYTAHADFMNGWTEDAARFMTDLCMNRGLDCGTTVPYGYSKAKANVWLSSLEPALSQPDPQALLVQDNWQNGGRTRNSETLSLVKFHIPPLPAGQDPAQFKYRVRIYGGKVETNGADQIFFYPASNDWDPASVSWQSRPACNYRSDAVLYLNHSREYRMVDVDKAVRKALAEGKTEISWYIGGDRQGNHYQFETAASPQSLILMLTGFSKTPEI from the coding sequence ATGAAACGGACAGTATTAACCCCGGCACTTTCTGCCACCGCACTACTGATTGCCATGCAGGCGGCACACGCTGCGCCACAGGCGCATGTCGTCTGCGGTTACTCCCACACGCTCGGCGACGATGCCATTATGATGTACGGCATGCCCAACGAGGCCATGCTGCACGATTTTTTTGGCAACGCGCAAACGGATGCCTTCTCCAGCCGTGAATCGCTGCGTAAAGATGAAAAGACCACCTGCGATAACAAAGCAGACAGCTCGGCCTACTGGGCACCCTCTCTGAGATTGCCTGACGGAACGGTGGTTAAACCTGCCTATCAAAAAACCTATTATCAGGCATCGAACGTGGACGCCTGGCCGCTGCACCCATTCCCGGCGGGGCTGTCGCTGCTGGCGGGCGATCATCACGGCACCGCGCCGAATCCACATATCACCTTCCTGTGCGCTAACGGCAATGGCTACACCACCAAAACGGGTGAGGTCTGCGGCTTACGCAAGGCGAACGATGCCGTGCAGTTTAATATCGGCATTCAGTTTCCGAACTGTTGGGACGGGGTGAACCTGAAGCCCGCCCACGGTCTGATCAACGCCACCTACGACACCAAAGGGCAGTGCCCGTCCGATTTCCCGGTGAAAATTCCCACCGTGAACATGAACATTGCGTACGTGCTCCCGACAATTAGCTCGCTCGATACCAGCAAAGCGCAGCTTTCCCTCGACCCCATCATGCACGGCGACGAGCGTGAAGAGCGATGGGGAAGCCTGTATACGGCGCATGCTGACTTTATGAACGGCTGGACGGAAGACGCCGCGCGCTTTATGACCGACCTGTGCATGAATCGCGGGCTGGATTGTGGTACTACCGTTCCGTATGGTTATTCAAAAGCGAAGGCCAACGTCTGGCTCAGCAGCCTGGAGCCAGCGCTTTCCCAGCCCGATCCCCAGGCCCTGCTGGTGCAGGATAACTGGCAGAACGGCGGACGCACGAGAAACAGCGAAACGCTGTCGCTGGTGAAGTTCCATATTCCGCCGCTGCCTGCCGGACAGGATCCTGCGCAGTTTAAATACCGCGTGCGGATTTATGGCGGGAAAGTGGAAACCAACGGCGCGGATCAAATCTTCTTCTATCCGGCAAGCAACGACTGGGATCCGGCCAGCGTGAGCTGGCAGTCGCGGCCAGCCTGTAACTACCGTTCGGATGCGGTGCTTTACCTTAACCACTCCCGCGAATACCGGATGGTGGACGTGGATAAAGCGGTGCGCAAGGCGCTGGCAGAAGGGAAAACCGAGATTTCGTGGTACATCGGCGGCGATCGTCAGGGCAATCACTACCAGTTTGAGACGGCAGCATCCCCACAAAGCCTGATCCTCATGCTGACCGGCTTTAGCAAAACGCCGGAGATCTGA
- a CDS encoding two-component sensor histidine kinase: MTVPVNAMSIKKMIKRSIAVWVLVCLISGVLLYAEQIRRQFWERDREFTALYSAIGAVLTQNESVLPLLNGDEDLAALRKKFPHIKALEKTTGRALDAARVEPFRGVQYWLYNPWRQIRVLIDLTALLAPGHRFAELHLNLSNDDQPGSTGAFWHWQRAFPQHTQPFILSAAADPDWFRVSWLAYPLLFLTWGMVIAGAGTVIWQRKQRQQAEQRALYYQHARLNTLGEITAGIVHEINQPLTAVQTWIQGAQRQQQDNPQAVSQALAAALLQTQRISALLTRFREHVVQEKVTLRETDLVQCWQQVENLLEHERKSRRVAVIHAFAADATIVMADRLWLEQILHNLLSNAIQAQQESTHGWVRIDSQKNEKGILVTLTDGGPGFSPDALQNAFMPFFSGRPGGIGLGMTLTETLMTRMNGSIALGNAPQGGAQIRLQLAAGKEIKHG; this comes from the coding sequence ATGACGGTGCCAGTTAACGCTATGAGCATAAAAAAAATGATAAAGCGCAGCATCGCGGTATGGGTGCTGGTCTGCCTGATAAGCGGCGTGCTGCTGTATGCGGAACAGATACGCCGCCAGTTCTGGGAGCGCGATCGCGAGTTTACGGCGCTGTATTCGGCGATCGGCGCCGTGCTGACGCAAAACGAGTCGGTGCTTCCGCTTCTGAATGGCGATGAAGACCTCGCCGCGTTGCGCAAAAAATTCCCCCACATTAAGGCCCTGGAAAAAACCACCGGTCGTGCGCTGGACGCCGCGCGCGTGGAGCCGTTTCGCGGTGTTCAGTACTGGCTATACAACCCGTGGCGGCAGATCCGCGTCCTGATCGACTTAACCGCGCTGCTTGCGCCGGGCCATCGCTTTGCAGAGCTGCATCTGAACCTCTCGAATGACGATCAACCGGGGTCTACAGGCGCGTTCTGGCACTGGCAGCGCGCCTTCCCGCAGCATACACAACCCTTTATTCTCTCTGCCGCGGCAGATCCGGACTGGTTCAGGGTCTCCTGGCTGGCGTATCCGCTACTCTTTCTGACGTGGGGAATGGTGATTGCAGGCGCGGGAACCGTGATCTGGCAGCGCAAACAGCGCCAGCAGGCCGAGCAGCGTGCACTTTATTATCAGCATGCCAGGCTTAACACGCTGGGAGAGATCACCGCGGGCATCGTCCATGAAATCAACCAGCCGCTTACCGCCGTGCAAACCTGGATCCAGGGGGCGCAGCGACAGCAGCAGGATAATCCGCAGGCCGTCTCGCAGGCGCTCGCGGCCGCGCTGCTGCAAACGCAGCGTATCAGCGCTTTGCTGACGCGGTTTCGCGAGCATGTGGTACAGGAGAAGGTGACCCTGCGCGAAACCGATCTGGTGCAGTGCTGGCAGCAGGTGGAGAATTTACTGGAGCACGAGCGTAAATCCCGGCGTGTCGCGGTCATTCATGCGTTTGCTGCGGATGCCACGATCGTGATGGCGGACCGACTCTGGCTGGAACAGATCCTGCACAATCTGCTCAGCAATGCGATTCAGGCGCAGCAGGAGAGCACGCACGGCTGGGTGCGAATCGACAGTCAGAAAAATGAGAAGGGCATTCTGGTGACTCTGACCGACGGCGGGCCCGGGTTTAGCCCTGATGCCCTGCAGAACGCATTTATGCCATTCTTTAGCGGACGTCCCGGCGGAATTGGGCTGGGGATGACGCTAACGGAGACGCTGATGACGCGCATGAACGGCTCGATAGCCCTGGGCAATGCCCCGCAGGGTGGGGCGCAGATCCGCTTGCAGCTGGCAGCAGGAAAGGAGATAAAGCATGGATAA
- a CDS encoding response regulator transcription factor, which produces MDKVVWLIDDDESIRESLAFLLSGMGWQVKAFESIEAFTKAQRDESTLVGCLLLDMRMPGKGGLTWLEEGEWPWPLLPVIIMTGHGTIDACRRAFRNGVFEFFTKPLDADKLIETVGLAFEESQRRSAAWQDLSQIKARFEQLTAREHEVLTVLMEGCSNKEVAARLNLSPRTVEAHRAAAFAKLGVTSLVQASRAYDKLQSV; this is translated from the coding sequence ATGGATAAGGTGGTCTGGCTCATTGATGACGACGAGTCCATCAGAGAATCCCTGGCGTTTTTACTGTCAGGGATGGGCTGGCAGGTTAAGGCCTTTGAGAGCATCGAGGCCTTTACTAAGGCGCAGCGCGATGAATCGACGCTCGTCGGCTGTCTGCTTCTGGATATGCGCATGCCGGGCAAAGGCGGGCTGACGTGGCTGGAGGAGGGCGAATGGCCGTGGCCGCTGCTGCCGGTCATTATCATGACCGGGCACGGAACGATTGACGCCTGCCGTCGCGCGTTTCGCAACGGCGTGTTTGAGTTTTTCACCAAACCGTTAGACGCCGATAAACTCATCGAAACGGTTGGGCTGGCCTTTGAGGAGAGCCAGCGACGGTCTGCCGCCTGGCAGGATCTTTCGCAGATCAAAGCACGCTTTGAACAGCTAACCGCGCGGGAGCACGAGGTGCTGACTGTACTGATGGAAGGGTGCAGTAATAAAGAGGTGGCTGCACGTCTGAATCTTTCCCCGAGGACCGTGGAAGCGCACCGCGCAGCGGCGTTTGCCAAGCTCGGCGTTACTAGCCTGGTACAGGCGAGCCGGGCGTACGACAAATTGCAATCCGTATAA
- a CDS encoding heme-binding protein has product MKKVMMVAALVAGSVSLAAQAETLTQKNLSLTQANALATSAIQSCAAKNYQVAVTVVDRAGVVKAVQRMDNAGPHTVKASEMKAFTALSAKNASGKVMEAAQSNAGAQNMRDIPGFLLLAGGLPVKEGDEVIGAIGIGGAPGGHLDEACAQAAIDGLKK; this is encoded by the coding sequence ATGAAAAAAGTCATGATGGTTGCGGCACTGGTCGCGGGTAGCGTAAGTCTGGCCGCGCAGGCCGAGACGTTGACCCAAAAAAATCTCTCTCTGACCCAGGCTAACGCGCTGGCAACATCCGCCATTCAGTCCTGTGCAGCGAAAAATTACCAGGTCGCGGTCACGGTGGTTGACCGTGCGGGCGTGGTAAAAGCGGTGCAGCGTATGGATAACGCCGGTCCTCACACGGTAAAAGCCAGCGAAATGAAAGCGTTTACGGCGCTTAGCGCAAAGAATGCGTCAGGCAAAGTAATGGAAGCGGCGCAGAGCAATGCGGGCGCACAGAATATGCGTGATATTCCAGGCTTCCTGCTGCTGGCAGGTGGTCTGCCGGTAAAAGAAGGTGATGAGGTGATTGGGGCTATCGGCATCGGCGGTGCGCCGGGCGGTCATCTTGATGAAGCCTGCGCTCAGGCGGCCATTGACGGGCTGAAAAAGTAG